ATGAATAAGTCTTgtgttttcaaaaaaaaaaaaaaaaactccGGAGGAAAGACTTCGAGCTGAGCAAGACAAGAATGCAAACAAGACTCTGCACTTGCCTTATTGACCACCCTACCCAACATTACTCCGGGATTCCTCTAACACGAGAAGTCAGCTCTCTGACTTGATTCTCAAGCCGTCCTGGATGGCAGAAGAAATCGGCGAATACGCGTCTCTCCTGCTGTGCATTGCGTGAAGGCTGCTGTAACATCTGCACAACATTTGTAAATATTGAAGTGATGACTGAATCCATACAGAACTACACCAAAAATGCTAAAACAGCTGAGTGCTACCAACACGAGGAAGCAACAGACCTTGGTCTTTTCCTCTCGAGCCATCATTACTTCATTAACAGAAGCAGAGACTTCATAGCTGATCATTTCCAATTCTTCAAGTGCTTGCGCCAGTGGCTAAGTAAAACATGGTGAGCTACTAGCAACGGAACAGAGTAGGAAAGGGTAGACAGATGCGATGAGAATGTACCCATGGTGTAAATTTTGGTAGCATATGTGTAACGGGTACAGATAAAATCTGCTCGAGTATTTGGACCATCCTGCATCTGCAAAATTATGAAAAATCATGGGAGTGATTGCATCTAACATATAACTCTATCAACACAACTTTTGTCAATGTCTCAATGAGTATTAGTGTGAACCTCCTCTTGCTGATGTGCAGTAAGCAAGATTCAACCACCCAATATATTGAAGAAAGGTGAAATTTATCTAGGGAAGAAATGTTTTGTGCACAATTGAGAGGTCAACTCACTGTTCATCGATAAATCTTCCCCGTTCACGTGGAAGAACATTTTCAAGCTCATGCTGATAACAGTGGAGCTCATCCTCCAACTCAGATATCTGCTCAACCAaagcacatgctgaaacatatgTTGGTGTCATTGTTTGAGAACCTACAAAAACTGGGAAGAATGAATTATTCCTACTTCCAGTAGGTTGCACCATATGATTTGTGCAAAAACCCTGCTTACCTGAGTAACTGCTAAGAATATCCCTCACAGCATGGAGAAAAGTATCCCGGTCATCAATAGACCCTTCTTCGATCATGCTAGACGCGGCTTCGCCAATTAGATGATATTGGTCCTATGTATTGTGCAGTATATACtctattttataagagtgtacaCATGAAGTGAATATTAACAAGCTAAACTACACCATTAACTTTCAAGTGAATATAGTCAGGCTGCAGGTGGGACTCCCCGTGGGCGTCCCACCTCGACCCACTCCGTCCCATTAGAAATTGGTGGGTACAGGGGGAAAAGCCACGAAAACTTAGCAGAGTTAAGTGGGTAGAAGTGGGAGTCCCGCCAAATGAACCAATCATCAAGAAAATGAGATGAACGTAACAATAAGCAACAGGGTAAGAGAATGCCATGGAGCTTGCCCTCGCGCCGAGGTACCCATGTTCTGTTCTGCGCCCGGCTGGTGGCGACGAAGCTGCCCAACTACTGCGCGTGACTGGCAGCGTTCGTGCCGGAGATGCTGCCGGGCCCGAGCTACAACGCGGAGAAGATCTTCGACACGGTGGTGTGGCAGACGCGGTGCCACCTCACCAGCTGCAGGAACAAGGACGAGATCCTGGCGAGGCTCCACAAGATCGAGGCCGACAAGCAGAAGTACACGGAGGGCGTGGAGCAGCACCATCGCGGAGAAGGCAGCACTGCTGGGCGGGCAGCTAGGGGCGGCCCTGGGCCAGGATTACAGGCGGCGCTGGGCGGTGCTGGGCGAGTTCTTGGAGGAGCTACTGCTGTTCCTCGCGCCGACGGACAACGTGGACATCCACACCGAGGTGCTCGGCACCGGCAACGAGTTCATGATGCAGCTATGGGTGCTGCTCGCCCACGTCGGTGTGCTCGACTGCCCGGCACCCAGTGCCGCCGCAATGCGTGATCGGTTTTAGCTCCGAACAAACAGGAATACATGGTGGTGGGACATGGGAGATGTCGAAGAACTCAACTTTCCATCGATCCAGTGCAATTGATAGGGATTGTGCACCTGCGCAGCCGTCCTCTTTGTTGTTCTTCGTCAAGCCTGAGCTGGTGATGTCATCGAATT
This Triticum urartu cultivar G1812 unplaced genomic scaffold, Tu2.1 TuUngrouped_contig_6457, whole genome shotgun sequence DNA region includes the following protein-coding sequences:
- the LOC125530639 gene encoding AUGMIN subunit 3-like isoform X2, with translation MEHANEEATLSKLRAQLASQHSYIHEDIHSLRRRNSELTEELKDLLECLSETVASLCSDLARLEGANILQGDHNLIVHRQECYISQQKRFINHLVNQLAAHRFLAIACQLERRTKISSAYSLLKATEMELQSYVLAVNSRLDQYHLIGEAASSMIEEGSIDDRDTFLHAVRDILSSYSGSQTMTPTYVSACALVEQISELEDELHCYQHELENVLPRERGRFIDEQCRMVQILEQILSVPVTHMLPKFTPWPLAQALEELEMISYEVSASVNEVMMAREEKTKMLQQPSRNAQQERRVFADFFCHPGRLENQVRELTSRVRGIPE
- the LOC125530639 gene encoding AUGMIN subunit 3-like isoform X1 translates to MEHANEEATLSKLRAQLASQHSYIHEDIHSLRRRNSELTEELKDLLECLSETVASLCSDLARLEGANILQGDHNLIVHRQECYISQQKRFINHLVNQLAAHRFLAIACQLERRTKISSAYSLLKATEMELQSYVLAVNSRLDQYHLIGEAASSMIEEGSIDDRDTFLHAVRDILSSYSVFVGSQTMTPTYVSACALVEQISELEDELHCYQHELENVLPRERGRFIDEQCRMVQILEQILSVPVTHMLPKFTPWPLAQALEELEMISYEVSASVNEVMMAREEKTKMLQQPSRNAQQERRVFADFFCHPGRLENQVRELTSRVRGIPE